The Solanum pennellii chromosome 4, SPENNV200 genomic interval TCAATAGGTTCAACAAGATCTAATAAAACTATAAGGAAAGTATGAATTATCAAGTGTTGTTGGATaggttttgaagaagaagaggagaaaaatacTTCAAGTTACTTTTGATGgacaatcaattttttttaattcatgcGCTTGTCTAAAAATATTTGAGTGTCATAATTCAACCTTCTTCTTCATTGacatatttttacattatttaataATCCTCCTTTGTAATATTGTCACGGAGTGTATTACAAATTTTGCGGTGATcaaaaaatacttatttctCTCTAcctcttattttctttttgcttgTTAGGTAGTAGACGTTAGGTACTTCATTAGGATTTTTAAGGTACGACCTAACTCCCCTTGCTTGCCCTTATctctattgatattttttatataaaaggcAACAGTAGAGAagcttaaataaataaacaaaaaaattcccATCAGgatcataaaagaaaaatataaagagaagaagaagaggagaaaaattgCCTTGAGTTGCAGTAGCCACACAAGTCGCAGCAACAATCCTACGGTGGAGgaaaatgtttgaaaaaaacTTAAGGCATTAAAAAGCGAGAGACTATTGCTTGGCTTCATGCTTTAAACGAGCGCTTCGTCACTTTTTAATAACACTGAATCTTCCAATCACCCGATTGAAAACTCTTTAGTGAAGGACCATACTTTTAGAATGTATGATGAATGTATTCTGATTTATTACctttattaagtgtatatttagTTCCTACTTATAGATAGGTTATTTAGTTTCCTTAATTATATTCTTGTATTGTTTGTATATAAACCATTTGATATCAATGAAATAGGCAAGGGATTAAACTCTTTCATGGTATCAGATTTCTAGGGAAAAATACTTCCGCTTTTTCTTAAAACATCATCATCCGCCCCTCTCTTCTTTTTCGTCTCTCTTCTATCATTATCATGTCAGACTCAAAATCTTCCTTTCACCTTGCTCTTGATGTATCCAACATCAAGAACCATGTTCCCATCATTCTTGAGATGGAGAACATTCAGTATTCCATATGGGCGGAACTATTTAAGATCACGCACGATCCTATCGAGTTCTTGACCATATCATTCCTCTGGCAAAGGGCAAGGAGAAAGTGCCGAAAATAGATGAGGAGAAAGAGTTTTGGTCCACTCTTGATGCGACCGTTTTACATTGGATTTACGCTATTATATCTCATGATCTTCTCCATACGATTCTTGAGCCAGACACCACTGCTATGGAAACTTGGAATAGATTGCGTGACATATTCCAAGATAACAAACACTCTCGTGCCATCACCCTTGAGTACGATTTCACTCATGTGAACATGGAAGATTTTTCAGGTATCTCTGCCTATTGTCAACACCTCAAGTCTTTGTGGATCAACTTAAGAATGTAGGCTCTCTAGTCGACAACAATAGACTAGTTCTTCAACTAGTCTTTGGCTTCACCGAACCTTACAAAGGTGTGGCCACTCTCATTCGCTAACGTGATCCTCTACCACAATTTTATCAGGCCCGTTCGATGCTCACTCTTGAAGAGTCTGGCCTTGCTAAGAAGGCAACACAGAGCTCCTTTTCTGCCATGCTCACTCATGATTCGAATGGCTCACATGATGTTGTTGACCATTCCTCTTCACACCGCAATACTAATGGTGGGAAGAGGAACCAATATCGCAGCAACAATGGTGGTCGTGGAAGCAACATAGGTGGTAGCGGCGGTGGGGGTAAGTCTGGAGGTGGTGGTCTGATGGGAGGCGACAACAACCGCAGTGGAGGACAACAACCAGCAGTACAACATCCGCCATCCAATTCCCCATGGTCTGGAGGTCATTCATGGCCGTTGATGGCACCTTGGGCTCCCTGGACTATACCTCCTTGTCCATATCCATCAAACTCGACCAGGACCAATTATGGACAGCAGCCGAAAAAACATCCTGGTATACTTGGGCCCAGTTTGCAGCAGGCATACAAGACAGCGCCGACTCCAACTGACATTGAAGCTGCTATGCATACTCTCGACATCACTCCTCCAGATGCAAATTGGTACATGGACACCGGTGCCACTTCTCACATGACATCCACACAAGGTAACCTCAcgttttattttaatatgagCAATAAACGTGGAATAATAGTTGGTAATGGTCAATCTATTCCAATTCATGGTTATGGTCACACTAAACTATCTTCACCGTGTCCTTCCTTACAATTAAACAATGTTCTTCATGCCCCTCACCTTGTTAAAAATTTGGTGTCGGTTAGAAAATTTACAATCGATAAATCTGTCTCTGTTGAATTTGATCCGTGTGGATTTTCTGTGAAGGATTTTTGGACGAGGAGATCGGTAATGAGGTGTGAAAGTCGGGGAGAGATGTATCCCATCACTTCTCCAGTCACTTTTCCATCTGCTTTTGCTGCTTTGGCACCATCCCTTTGGCATGATCGCTTAGGTCACCCAGGAGCATCTTTTTTGAACTCTCCtaggaaaaataaattgattaaatgtAATCAAGTTAAAAACTCTCGTATTTGTCATTCTTGTCCTCTGGTAAAACATGTTAAGTTGCCTTTTTATCAATCTAATTCTGCACTTAAATGCCACTTGATATTATCTATAGTGATCTTTGGACATCGCCAGTTTTGAGCTCATCGGGTCATCAATATTATGTCTTGTTTGTGGATGATTATTCTAAATTTTTGTGGACATTTCCTTTATCGTACAAATCACAAACATTTTCCACATTTTTGAGTTTCAAAACATTTATACGAACCCAATTTGAgcaagacataaaaaatatacaatgcGATAATGGCAGGGAATTTGATAATGGCCCCTTTTGGAATTTTCATAAAGCAAATGGTCTCTCGTTTCGTCTTTCTTGTCCTCATACATCCCCTCAGAATGGGAAGCTGAAATACAAATTTGTACGATCAACAACATTATTCGTACATTATTAGCCCATGCTTCCCTTCATCCTTCCTTTTGGCATCATGCTTTGCAAATTGCGACTTTCTTCTCAATATTCTTCCTCATAAGcttttaaattatcaatatcCTCTTCGagtttttttatcaaaaagttTTGTCTTATTCTCATCTTAGGGTGTTTAGATGTTTATGTTATGCTCTTATTCCCTCAACAACCATAAATAAACTTCAACCCCGGTCGACTCCTTGTGTTTTTTTAGGGTATCCTTCAAATTAGCGTGGGTATAAATGCTTTGAGTTTTCATCTAGAAAATCATCATTAGACGTCACCTAATATTTGATGAGACACACTTTCCCTTTGCAAAAACCAGTACCCCAAACTCAATCTTATGAGTTTCTAGACGATGGACCATCTCCTTACCTGGTACATCATTTCACTACCTGTCCTAACCAAAAATTGCACCTGTTCCTAACCCAACCACATCCACAACACCCATCCCAGAAAGTGGTTCCGACATGCCCAACGGCCGGCACAGCCATCCCCAGTCGACTGTACCGATTCCATCTACTCCTTCCACTCTCCCATCTAACTCTCTTCCTAGCCCCACTCCGATCTCTCCCTCACGTCACCCCACGGTTCCGGTTACTCGGAGCCAACATGGGATTTCAAAGCCTAAGAAGTCCTTTAACCTTCTTACATCAACATCTAAATCCCCCCTACCTCGTACCCTTATCTGCTCTTCATGACCTGAATTGGAAAATGGCTATGGATGAAGAATATAATGCTCTTATTGAAAATAAGACGTGGGAGTTAGTGCCTCATCCTTCAAATGTTAATGTAATTCGATCTATGTGGATTTTTCTCATAAAGAAAGATCTAATGGTTCATTTGAGAGGCATAAAGACCGTCTTGTAGGTGATGGTAAAACTCAATAGGTTGGCTGGATTGGTGGTGAGATGTTCAGTCCAGTCGTCAAATCGGTGACTATTCGCACGGTTCTCAATTTGGCTTTCTCTAAGGCCTGGTAGATCCAACAACTTGACGTTAAAAATGCCTTCCTACATGGGGAACTCAAGGAGACAGTTTACATGTATCAACCTTTGGGGTATCGAGATCCGGATCATCCTAATCATGTGTGTTTGCTGAAGAAATCTCTATATGGGCTGAAACAGGCTCCAAGGGATTGGTAGAAGAGGTTTGCTAACTATGTCCGTACTCTTTGTTTTTATCAAAGTACTTCTGATCATTCGTTGTTTATTTATCTTCAAGGTGCTTCTATGGCTTACCTATTATTTTATGTCGATGATATAATCTTGACTGCTTCCTCGGATAAGCTCCGTCAGTCGATCATCTCTCGTCTTAGCTCGAAATCTGCTATGAAAGAGTTGGTCCATTTGAGCTATTTTCTTGGCATTGCAGTCACTCGTCAAGCCGGTGGTTTATTCTTATCACAAAAGAAATATGCTATAGAGATCATTGAACGATCAGACATGTCATCGTGTAAGGCATCTCTTACTCCGGTGGATACGAAACCGAAGCTCGGTACTACTACGAGCAAACCATTTGGGAATCCCTCTCTTTATAGGAGTATTGTCGGTGCACTCAGTACCTTACGTTcacaaaatatgatattatgtatgtcATACAACAAGTATGCTTATTCATGCATGACTCAAAGGAGGAACACATGCATGCACTTAAGCGCATTTTGGCGCTACATACATGGTACTATGGATTTTGGTCTTCACATGTTTTCGTCCTTCACCTCAATCCTTATTTCGTATACTGATGCTGATTGGGGTGGATGCCCGGACACACGACGTTCAACGTCGGGTTACTGTGTCTTTTTGGGTGATAACTTGATCTCTTGGTCCGCTAAACGTCAGGCAACCTTATCCCGTTCTAGTGCAGAGGCAAAATATTGAGGGGTAGCCAATGTGGTTTCTGAGTCATGTTGGTTGCGAAATTTGTTGTTGGAACTTCATTGTCCTATATAAGAGGCTACATTGGTTTATTGTGATAATGTGAGTGCCATATATCTTGCTGGTAATCCGGTTCAACATCAACATACTAAGAACATTGAAATGGATATATATTTTGTCCAGGAAAAGTGGCTTGCGGCCAAGTTCGCGTGTTACATGTCCCCTCGCGTTATCAGATTGCAGACATATTCACCAATGGTCTTCCTTTGGTGTTATTTGAGGACCTTCGGGACAATCTTAGCATTTAGAGACCTCCCGCTTTGACTGAGGGTGTGTGTTAgaatatatgatgaatatattcTGATTTATCACctttattaagtgtatatttagTTCCTACTTATAGCTAGGTGTATATTTTGTTTCCTTAATTATAGTCTTGTATTGATTGTATATAAACCATTTGATATCAATGAAATAGGCAAGGGATTAAACTctttcacatacatatataaaacatgaattatCATTGAAGCTGACTATACCTTTGATGTATGAATCTAAGCAATGTactaaaattaacttaaattttagGCTAGGTATAAacaacacttttttttaaaacaagaaTTAAGATTCAATTTCAAAGCAAAAGGTTACAGAGGAGGACCAACCTTACCTCATACAAGAGTAGCCATTCTTACAATTTTAACTTCCAAAAACAAAGTAAAAGAGGAAGATTGATCCTAGTACAGTTAGGCTTCCAAAAAAGTCTAGGATAGAATACCTAGTGCATTCAAGAAGAGCTCAACCAGGGGCGAAGATAGAAGTGCTTTTCCTTAATTAGATTTTAAAGTTTGGACGAGcttcttcatcattcttcaCAGTGACTAAAATCTTCCTTGGTAAGTGTATAATTTCAGTGAAGAAGTCATTTTTCCTATCAAGCTCCACAAAGTTGGCCAAGAGATCAGTAGTGTTGTTTCCTTCCCTTAATATATGAATGAACTGAAAATTTCCGTTTGAAATCATATTATGGATGGCATTAGTTTCCTCCTTAATGCTCCATGTTGTAGTTGCAGCTTTGTTGATCATGTTAATCACAGTCAAGAAATCAGATTCTATAGT includes:
- the LOC107016903 gene encoding uncharacterized protein LOC107016903, translating into MGNIKPKFNITPVLWSKPNYREYKLNVDGCFKGNPGSAGGGVYFGHSSNNLSKARVIKIGLKWCIDHGFNVLTIESDFLTVINMINKAATTTWSIKEETNAIHNMISNGNFQFIHILREGNNTTDLLANFVELDRKNDFFTEIIHLPRKILVTVKNDEEARPNFKI